A region of Persephonella hydrogeniphila DNA encodes the following proteins:
- a CDS encoding SDR family NAD(P)-dependent oxidoreductase, producing MQAKGTQTVLVTGAAGFIGWKTAKLLLESGFNVIGIDNMNHYYDVKLKEWRKKDLEKYENFRFFQIDIQNLGALKVLFDSYNFDAVLNLAARAGVRYSMENPHVYLQTNAQGTLNLLEMMKEKDIKKMVLASTSSLYAGQPMPFKETLPVNTPISPYAASKKAAEVMAYTYHYLYNMDITVVRYFTVYGPAGRPDMSIFRFIKWIDEGTPIRLFGDGSQARDFTYVDDIARGTVLAMKPLGYEIINLGGGKNPISLKAIIQKIEDLLGKKAKIEYKPFHKADMKETWADIEKAESLLGWKPEINIDEGLKRTVQWYLQNKEWLKDVSVEEGKENI from the coding sequence ATGCAAGCAAAAGGAACACAAACAGTTTTAGTAACAGGTGCAGCTGGTTTTATAGGCTGGAAAACTGCCAAATTGCTTCTTGAAAGTGGGTTCAATGTTATAGGAATAGATAATATGAACCATTACTACGATGTAAAGCTTAAGGAGTGGAGAAAGAAAGATCTTGAAAAATACGAAAACTTCAGATTTTTCCAGATTGATATACAGAATCTTGGGGCTTTAAAGGTTCTGTTTGACAGTTATAATTTTGATGCAGTTTTGAATCTCGCTGCAAGGGCAGGAGTAAGGTACTCTATGGAAAATCCCCATGTTTATTTACAGACTAATGCTCAGGGAACATTAAATCTCCTTGAGATGATGAAAGAAAAGGATATTAAAAAGATGGTTCTTGCCTCAACATCTTCACTGTACGCAGGACAGCCTATGCCATTTAAAGAAACACTCCCGGTTAATACTCCTATCTCTCCATATGCCGCCTCAAAAAAAGCTGCGGAGGTAATGGCTTATACGTACCACTATTTGTACAATATGGATATAACTGTTGTAAGGTACTTTACTGTTTACGGTCCAGCAGGAAGACCAGATATGAGTATATTCAGATTTATTAAATGGATAGACGAAGGAACTCCTATAAGACTTTTTGGGGATGGTTCGCAGGCAAGGGATTTTACGTATGTTGATGATATAGCAAGGGGAACTGTATTAGCTATGAAACCGTTAGGCTACGAGATCATCAATCTTGGAGGTGGGAAAAATCCTATTTCTCTAAAAGCAATTATCCAGAAAATAGAAGATCTTTTAGGGAAAAAAGCAAAAATAGAATACAAACCATTCCACAAAGCCGACATGAAAGAAACATGGGCTGATATAGAAAAAGCTGAAAGTCTACTTGGATGGAAACCAGAGATTAATATAGACGAAGGACTTAAAAGAACTGTACAATGGTATCTCCAGAATAAAGAATGGTTAAAAGATGTTTCTGTAGAGGAAGGGAAGGAAAATATCTAA
- a CDS encoding ankyrin repeat domain-containing protein, translating into MFRKIYPVIILVLIFWSCQRIDTSDPNNMLIVAAQLGDIDRVRLAIAKGANVNYQDEKGGTALHWAVFYGHKDIVKLLLMQGADPYIKDKNGITPVDVARINQKKEILKILKSFKR; encoded by the coding sequence ATGTTCAGAAAAATATATCCTGTAATAATACTGGTTCTGATTTTTTGGAGCTGCCAGAGAATTGACACATCTGACCCTAACAATATGCTTATTGTAGCTGCACAGCTTGGAGATATTGACAGAGTAAGACTCGCTATCGCAAAAGGAGCAAATGTCAACTATCAGGATGAAAAAGGAGGTACAGCCTTACACTGGGCTGTTTTTTACGGACATAAAGATATAGTAAAGCTTCTATTGATGCAGGGAGCAGACCCGTATATAAAAGATAAAAACGGCATCACTCCTGTAGATGTAGCAAGGATAAATCAGAAAAAAGAGATACTGAAAATCTTGAAAAGTTTTAAAAGATAA
- the recO gene encoding DNA repair protein RecO, with protein sequence MDFIKDEAIVLRKSPAGDYDLSITVYLRKYGKENIYIPKGQLLKSPFLHATEPFTWFKGIFTKRREKFFIKEIDKSRALGILISKEKDRFETAYFITELFNRYVIFPDEKVFILLKKSIYYLTQEIDTEVFKLNFLAKLIFLSGIFPEVDVCVRCGKMITEKTYKMFSIPEGGTVCKNCSKSKSYIQYCDIKNLRELKIVNFKNLNKLKIKNVGKLHHLLLEYLSKNY encoded by the coding sequence ATGGATTTTATAAAAGATGAAGCTATAGTTTTAAGAAAATCTCCTGCAGGAGATTACGATCTGTCAATAACTGTGTATCTAAGAAAGTACGGTAAAGAGAATATATACATACCAAAGGGGCAGCTACTTAAATCTCCTTTTTTGCACGCAACAGAGCCTTTTACATGGTTTAAGGGGATATTTACAAAGAGAAGGGAGAAGTTTTTCATAAAAGAAATTGATAAATCAAGGGCTCTGGGTATTTTGATATCAAAAGAAAAAGATAGATTTGAAACAGCGTATTTTATAACAGAGCTGTTTAATAGATATGTTATCTTTCCAGATGAAAAGGTTTTTATACTTTTGAAAAAAAGTATCTATTATCTGACACAGGAGATAGATACAGAAGTTTTCAAACTGAATTTTCTCGCAAAGCTAATTTTTCTATCGGGGATTTTCCCAGAGGTAGATGTGTGTGTCAGATGTGGGAAAATGATTACAGAAAAAACTTACAAAATGTTTTCTATACCTGAAGGAGGAACAGTCTGTAAAAACTGCTCTAAATCAAAGTCTTACATCCAGTACTGTGATATAAAAAATCTCAGAGAGCTGAAGATTGTTAATTTTAAAAATCTCAATAAACTAAAAATAAAAAATGTAGGTAAACTACATCATCTTTTACTGGAGTATCTGTCTAAAAACTATTAG
- a CDS encoding glycosyltransferase family 4 protein, with translation MKVLQVVDGYGWGGTKEQVYLTTRELKKKGIDVHIALSFQYDEMVKKLKPYGVPVHYFENHIKNARYRWENYRRLIDIIDRNDFDIVVGNSPHAFDYVRISKIFLKTRPKIINVKRSGRVPSFLSKVLKYSAADRIVVVSKNVEKYLREKNFLPEKLVTIESGVDLSRFKPEPERKLELRKKLGFPLDKKIFVNVANWNPEVKAQDRLFEAFVKAGIPDSLLIFVGKDTDTKIKELSAKYNTGNILGLGFRTDIPDILNASDYFVLSSYLEGIAGALLQAMATGKIVLSTLAGGIDEYLLDGYNGFSVNVGDFEALKEKMIVMSRLSDEEYSRISKNAVETAQNYSIEKTADKYIKLFEEMVYEK, from the coding sequence TTGAAAGTCCTTCAGGTTGTTGATGGATACGGCTGGGGTGGAACTAAAGAACAGGTGTATCTGACCACCAGAGAACTAAAAAAGAAAGGAATAGATGTACACATAGCATTATCTTTTCAGTACGATGAAATGGTTAAAAAACTTAAACCTTATGGAGTTCCGGTACATTATTTTGAAAACCATATAAAGAATGCTCGGTACAGATGGGAAAACTACAGGAGATTAATAGATATAATAGACAGAAATGATTTTGATATTGTGGTTGGAAACTCTCCCCATGCTTTTGATTATGTAAGGATATCAAAAATTTTCCTTAAGACAAGACCAAAAATAATAAACGTAAAAAGGTCTGGGAGGGTTCCATCTTTTCTCTCAAAAGTTTTGAAATATTCTGCTGCAGATAGGATTGTTGTTGTTTCAAAGAATGTAGAAAAATACCTCAGGGAAAAAAACTTTCTTCCGGAAAAGCTTGTGACTATAGAAAGTGGAGTGGATCTTTCACGGTTTAAGCCAGAACCTGAAAGAAAGCTTGAGCTGAGAAAAAAATTAGGTTTCCCTTTAGACAAAAAAATATTTGTGAATGTAGCAAACTGGAATCCTGAAGTAAAGGCACAGGACAGACTTTTTGAGGCTTTTGTGAAGGCAGGTATACCTGATTCTCTACTTATTTTTGTAGGAAAAGATACAGATACAAAGATAAAAGAGCTTTCTGCAAAGTATAACACCGGTAATATTTTAGGTTTAGGCTTTAGAACAGATATACCTGATATATTAAATGCTTCTGATTATTTTGTACTCTCATCTTACCTTGAAGGGATTGCAGGAGCTTTACTTCAGGCTATGGCCACTGGAAAGATTGTTTTGTCAACCCTTGCAGGGGGAATAGATGAGTATCTTTTAGACGGGTACAACGGATTTTCTGTTAATGTAGGAGATTTTGAGGCTTTAAAAGAAAAGATGATAGTAATGAGCAGATTATCTGATGAAGAGTACAGCAGAATTTCT